The Neoarius graeffei isolate fNeoGra1 chromosome 12, fNeoGra1.pri, whole genome shotgun sequence genome window below encodes:
- the jam3b gene encoding junctional adhesion molecule 3B, with the protein MALTRLACLLALLTIHCYVSILAVVLKTANPSPQANEFESIELSCLIESISTTSPRIEWKKIKNGKTSYVYFENKISGDLENRAKIREPATLVILNATRLDTASYRCEVTAPSDIKNFDEILISLAIRVKPVTPRCSVPTSVPVGKSAELTCVEDEGFPKSHYQWFHDKEEIPVDSKSSPKFFNSSYMLNSETGVLKFSAVRKEDGGQYYCRAKNEAGVAECSPQMMEVYDLNIAGIVLGVLVVVLVLVCIIVGIYCAYRRGFFASEKQTGSNYKAPGKTEGVDYIRTDDEGDFKHKSSFVI; encoded by the exons GCTATGTCAGTATCTTGGCAGTGGTACTGAAAACTGCAAATCCTTCACCGCAGGCCAATGAGTTTGAAT CAATTGAACTGTCCTGTCTGATAGAGTCTATCTCCACGACCAGTCCCAGGATTGAATGGAAGAAGATTAAGAATGGGAAAACAAGttatgtttattttgaaaacaaaATATCAG GTGACTTGGAGAACAGAGCAAAGATTCGAGAGCCTGCGACTTTAGTCATTCTTAATGCAACAAGATTAGACACTGCATCGTACCGCTGTGAAGTCACAGCCCCTTCTGACATAAAAAACTTTGACGAGATTCTGATCAGTCTCGCCATCAGAG TAAAGCCAGTGACTCCTCGGTGCTCCGTGCCTACGTCTGTGCCGGTGGGGAAGTCAGCTGAGCTGACATGTGTAGAGGATGAGGGCTTCCCCAAGTCCCACTACCAGTGGTTCCACGACAAAGAGGAGATCCCTGTGGATTCCAAGAGCAGCCCTAAGTTCTTCAACTCGTCCTACATGCTGAACAGCGAAACGGGCGTGCTG AAATTCAGTGCCGTGAGGAAAGAGGACGGTGGGCAGTACTACTGCAGAGCCAAGAACGAGGCAGGAGTCGCCGAGTGCAGCCCGCAGATGATGGAAGTCT ATGACCTGAACATAGCTGGTATTGTTCTCGGCGTATTGGTGGTCGTGCTGGTGCTGGTGTGCATAATAGTGGGCATCTACTGTGCTTACAGGAGAGGTTTCTTTGCCAGCGAGAAGCAGACAGGAAGCAA tTACAAAGCACCAGGAAAGACTGAAGGCGTGGATTACATCCGAACAGATGATGAG GGCGATTTCAAACACAAATCATCCTTTGTTATCTAA